The following nucleotide sequence is from Streptomyces sp. NBC_00239.
CCTCGGGGCCCTCCGGGCGCCGGTCCGCCAGGTGGCCGCCGTACGCGCGCGGCTCGCCGGCCGTGCCGTCGGCGCCCGGCCCGCGGTCGCGCCCCGGGCGGAAGCCGTTCTTCCCGTCCCCCTCCTCGTCCTCCTGGCCCACGATGTACAGGCCGTCGTTCCCGGTGCCGTCCCCGGTGGCCTTGCCGCTGCCCGCCGCGGGCGTCTTCGCGTCGTCCCCGGCGCCCGCCGCGGCCTCGCTGCCCGCCTTCGCGCCCTCCTGGGTGCTGAGGGGGGCGCCCCGGCGCCAGCCCGCGTCCGCCAGCAGGGCCTGCGCCGCCTGGACGTCCCGGCCGCCGAGCGCGTCGCTGTTGTCGGCGTACACCCGCTGCCCGGCCAGGGCCAGGTGGCTGCCGACCGGGTTCGCGGGCAGTCCGAGCGGCTTGAGGACCGCCTCGGCGAGGTCCTTGCGGTCCAGCGCCCGGGCGACCGCCCGCCGCACCCGCTCGTCGCCGAGCGGGCCGGTCGCGCCGTTCAGCGCGAGCTGCGTGTACGCCGGCTCCAGCGACTTGCGGAGCTGGTAGCCGCGCAGCGCCGTCTGCTCGCTCTCGTACGCGCGCACCGCCGCGGCGGTCTTCTGCCGGGCGGCCTGCTCCGCCGTCGCCTGCTCCTGCGCCGAGCCGTGCGCGATCGCCCAGGACATCAGGGCCTGCCCGGTGGTGATCCCGGCGCCCGGCCCGTGCGCGGGCGCGCCGCCGGCCCCGCGCCTGGCGCCGTCGCGGGCCGCGAGGGAGATCCGGTCGGCGCCGGTGCGGTCGATCTCGGCCAGGTCCAGCTTCCCGGCGGCGAGCGCGGCCGGGCGCCCTTCGCGCGGCACCGCGGTCAGCACCAGGGTGTCCAGCTTGGCGGGCGCCCCCCACCAGCGCGGGTTGCGGGACAGCGCGGCCGTGCCGGTCTTCTTGTCGATGGCGCCGAGCGTGAACGGGCCGGCGGTGACCTTCAGGGCGCCGCGGGCGCCCTCGTTGAAAGCCTCCGGGGTGCCGGTGACCTGTTTGGGGTAGAGCGGGGTGAAGAGGGCCTTCCAGTCGGCGTAGGGCTTCGCGAAGGTGACCTTGACCTCCAGGTCGTTCGCGCCGCGCTCGATCTTCTCGATGCGCTCGTAGCCGGCGTTGCGGGCGGTCCAGTACGCGGTGTCCTTGCCGTTGAGGGCCCGCCACTGGGCGACGAAGTCCGGCGCGCCGATCTCGCGTCCGTCGCTCCACACCGCCTGCTGGTGGAGCTTGTACAGCACGACCTGCTTGGGCTCGGTCTCGATGACCTCGGCCTTCTCCAGGTAGTCCGGGTTGGCCACCGCCCGGCCGCGCGGATCGAGGGTGAACAGCGCCGGCAGGACCGCGCCCGCGATCCGGGCGGTGGTGGCGTCCGCGTCGGCCTGGAAGGTGTTGAGCGTGTCCGGGAGCGCGTCGACGGCCCACCGCAGGACCCCGCCGTCGGCGACCAGGTCCCGGGCGGCCGGCCGGATGTCCTGGGCCGCCGCCGCGGG
It contains:
- a CDS encoding ABC transporter substrate-binding protein codes for the protein MSQRRRRSLALLTAPVAGTLLALPLLAGCGSPDDETGPAAAAQDIRPAARDLVADGGVLRWAVDALPDTLNTFQADADATTARIAGAVLPALFTLDPRGRAVANPDYLEKAEVIETEPKQVVLYKLHQQAVWSDGREIGAPDFVAQWRALNGKDTAYWTARNAGYERIEKIERGANDLEVKVTFAKPYADWKALFTPLYPKQVTGTPEAFNEGARGALKVTAGPFTLGAIDKKTGTAALSRNPRWWGAPAKLDTLVLTAVPREGRPAALAAGKLDLAEIDRTGADRISLAARDGARRGAGGAPAHGPGAGITTGQALMSWAIAHGSAQEQATAEQAARQKTAAAVRAYESEQTALRGYQLRKSLEPAYTQLALNGATGPLGDERVRRAVARALDRKDLAEAVLKPLGLPANPVGSHLALAGQRVYADNSDALGGRDVQAAQALLADAGWRRGAPLSTQEGAKAGSEAAAGAGDDAKTPAAGSGKATGDGTGNDGLYIVGQEDEEGDGKNGFRPGRDRGPGADGTAGEPRAYGGHLADRRPEGPEGLHGAAPGGLPEGAYEGEHGGPYGDGSRDGSRDGEIVDADSASERAGGPALMAPAPIAAGQGDALLAQAESLARAGTAGDGSRDDGKKRADGVAGAPGAAAADDKEARSGGTEPVAGAYAPQGTKAPVAPARQARTSGQLLAKDGKTLSLRFVLPSGPGSEALRTVGERIAQTLQRLGISTELTKVADESFFKDHIASGQYDLALYSWPATAFPATDARPIFAKPEPAADGSLLVEQNYTRVGTDHIDQLFDQAIGELDEDASRELMRKADARIWAAAGSIPLYQRPELVAARPAVVNAGAFGLGTPRYQDIGWKKPAGQGAARKKG